The following are encoded together in the Proteiniphilum saccharofermentans genome:
- a CDS encoding amidohydrolase family protein encodes MDYTIIDAHAHLWLRQDTEVNGQRIQTLDNGKSLFMGEIRQMLPPFITDGRNTAEIFLSNMDYAQVSAAVITQEYIDGLQNDYLWEVQQKYPDRFLCCGMVDVRKEGYLQHAVQLIRQGFRAIKLPANRFLLPDKRIYLTCNEMMQVFELMEKNCILLSIDLADGAAQVAEMEEVIAEYPGLKIAIGHFGMVTRPQWTGQIKLAGHENVMIESGGITWLFNDEFYPFKGAVRAIKEAASLVGMEKLMWGSDYPRTVTAITYRMSYDFVLKSDLLTEEEKRQFLRANAEQFYGFDNLVDLPYIKNMSE; translated from the coding sequence ATGGATTATACCATCATTGATGCCCATGCCCATCTATGGCTCCGGCAGGATACCGAAGTCAACGGGCAGCGGATACAGACCCTGGATAATGGCAAATCACTCTTTATGGGTGAGATCCGCCAGATGCTACCCCCGTTTATCACCGACGGACGAAACACGGCCGAAATCTTTTTGTCGAATATGGATTATGCGCAGGTGTCGGCAGCGGTGATTACCCAGGAATATATCGACGGGCTCCAAAATGATTATCTTTGGGAGGTACAACAGAAATATCCTGACCGGTTTCTCTGTTGTGGCATGGTCGATGTCCGTAAGGAGGGGTATTTACAGCATGCCGTACAATTGATCCGACAGGGATTCAGGGCCATTAAACTGCCTGCTAACCGGTTTTTATTGCCTGACAAAAGAATCTATCTTACATGCAATGAGATGATGCAGGTTTTTGAATTGATGGAAAAAAATTGTATTTTGCTGTCGATTGACCTCGCGGACGGGGCGGCCCAGGTTGCCGAGATGGAAGAAGTAATCGCTGAATATCCCGGATTAAAGATTGCCATAGGCCATTTTGGAATGGTTACCCGTCCTCAGTGGACCGGGCAAATTAAATTGGCCGGACACGAGAATGTAATGATAGAATCGGGAGGCATTACCTGGTTGTTCAATGACGAGTTCTATCCTTTCAAAGGAGCTGTCCGGGCAATTAAAGAAGCCGCTTCGTTGGTGGGGATGGAAAAATTGATGTGGGGATCTGATTATCCCCGCACCGTCACAGCTATTACATACCGTATGTCGTATGATTTTGTGCTGAAATCGGACTTGCTTACCGAAGAAGAAAAGAGACAATTCCTTCGGGCCAATGCCGAACAATTTTATGGATTTGATAATCTTGTCGATTTACCGTATATCAAAAATATGTCGGAATAA
- a CDS encoding zinc-binding alcohol dehydrogenase family protein: MKSLSILDSKQVALVEKEKPVPQHGEVLLKIKHVGFCGSDLNTFLGRNPMVKMPVIPGHEISAVVEKTTTGVPDTIREGMPCTVNPYTSCGKCPSCRNGRVNACQFNQTLGVQRDGAMSEYMVVPWQKVIADDAISGRDLALIEPLSVGFHAVSRAQVTDLDMVMVIGCGMIGIGAVIRSVLRGARVIVVDLDDEKLQLAEKLGAQYKINSATEDLHSRLMEITRNMGPDVVIEAVGAPATYRMAVDEVAFTGRVVYIGYAKSEVAFETKYFVAKELDIRGSRNALPEDFRAVMEYVKRNELPDTFVTAIYPPEKGQEALEYWSENTGKVFRIFIKF; encoded by the coding sequence ATGAAATCTCTCAGTATTTTAGATAGTAAACAGGTCGCATTGGTTGAGAAAGAGAAACCGGTACCTCAGCATGGTGAAGTATTGTTGAAAATAAAGCATGTCGGTTTCTGCGGATCCGATCTGAACACCTTCCTGGGCAGGAACCCGATGGTGAAGATGCCGGTTATTCCCGGCCATGAGATCAGCGCCGTGGTGGAAAAGACTACCACAGGTGTACCCGATACAATCAGGGAGGGGATGCCCTGTACGGTGAATCCCTATACCAGTTGTGGGAAATGTCCGTCGTGTCGCAACGGACGCGTCAACGCTTGTCAGTTTAATCAGACGTTAGGTGTGCAACGCGACGGGGCGATGAGTGAATATATGGTTGTTCCGTGGCAGAAGGTGATCGCGGATGATGCTATCTCGGGCCGGGATCTTGCGTTGATCGAACCCCTGAGCGTCGGATTTCATGCGGTCTCAAGGGCGCAAGTGACGGATCTCGATATGGTGATGGTGATTGGTTGCGGGATGATCGGCATAGGTGCTGTCATTCGCTCCGTATTACGTGGAGCCCGTGTGATTGTGGTCGATCTGGATGATGAGAAGTTACAACTGGCGGAAAAGTTAGGAGCACAATACAAGATCAATTCGGCAACGGAAGACCTGCATTCCCGTTTGATGGAAATTACGCGGAATATGGGTCCGGATGTTGTTATTGAAGCGGTAGGAGCACCGGCCACTTACCGCATGGCAGTGGACGAAGTTGCCTTCACCGGAAGGGTGGTATATATCGGTTATGCCAAATCGGAAGTTGCTTTCGAAACCAAATATTTTGTTGCAAAAGAACTGGATATCAGGGGATCGCGCAATGCGCTGCCGGAAGATTTCCGGGCAGTGATGGAATATGTAAAGCGGAACGAGCTACCCGATACCTTTGTCACCGCAATCTATCCCCCTGAAAAGGGACAGGAAGCGTTGGAATACTGGTCGGAGAATACGGGAAAAGTATTTAGAATATTTATTAAATTTTAA
- a CDS encoding aldo/keto reductase: MEQRELGKTGMKVFPLSFGASSLGGVFHSLKENEGIEAVHTAVEKGINFIDVSPYYGHLKAEIILGKALKNITRNSYYLSTKVGRYGKDGNNYWDYSAGRAVESVYESMERLNVDYIDLINVHDIEFADLDLVCNETLPALVELRDKGIVKHVGITNLTLRHFVYVIEHVPPGTVETVLSFCHFTLNDDSLVDYLDFFEQHGIGVINASPFSMGLLTERGAPDWHPAPEPLKTLCKKAADFCRSKGKSIEKLAVQYSVSNPRIVTTLFSTTRASSVINNIEWANEPLDEELLEDVRRILKPRFRDTWLNS, translated from the coding sequence ATGGAACAAAGAGAACTTGGAAAAACAGGAATGAAGGTCTTTCCTTTAAGCTTCGGTGCATCCTCACTGGGAGGCGTTTTTCATTCCCTGAAGGAAAACGAAGGGATTGAAGCAGTCCATACTGCTGTGGAAAAAGGGATCAATTTTATTGATGTATCACCCTATTACGGACACCTGAAAGCAGAGATCATTCTGGGGAAGGCATTGAAAAATATTACCAGAAACAGTTACTATCTTTCTACAAAAGTGGGACGATACGGTAAAGACGGTAATAACTATTGGGATTACTCGGCAGGAAGAGCTGTGGAAAGCGTCTACGAAAGCATGGAAAGGTTGAATGTGGATTATATTGATCTGATCAATGTCCATGATATTGAGTTTGCCGATCTGGATCTTGTATGTAATGAGACGCTTCCAGCTTTGGTTGAGTTGCGAGACAAAGGGATTGTAAAACATGTCGGGATCACCAACCTGACACTGCGCCATTTTGTCTATGTGATTGAGCATGTTCCGCCTGGTACCGTAGAGACAGTGCTGTCGTTTTGCCATTTCACCCTGAATGATGATTCGTTGGTCGATTATCTGGATTTCTTTGAACAACACGGTATCGGCGTGATCAATGCATCCCCCTTCTCAATGGGATTGCTTACCGAAAGAGGAGCGCCCGACTGGCACCCTGCGCCGGAACCGTTAAAAACCCTGTGTAAGAAAGCGGCTGATTTTTGCAGGAGCAAAGGGAAAAGTATTGAAAAACTGGCTGTGCAGTATTCGGTTTCCAATCCGCGGATCGTTACTACCTTATTCAGCACTACACGGGCATCCTCTGTGATCAACAATATAGAATGGGCGAACGAGCCATTGGATGAGGAATTGCTGGAAGATGTAAGAAGAATTCTGAAACCCCGTTTCCGTGATACGTGGTTGAACAGTTGA
- a CDS encoding glycoside hydrolase family 2 protein — MRKNQTLLCIAILFFGIQPGILANNPETSVAGFFDLEKSGRIIYNFNPGWRYHKGDVDNGESPRLDDSSWRVVSIPHTVELMPAEASGNRNYQGPAWYRKHFVVDQSLTNRDVSLYFEAVMGKSIVYINGRKVKEHIGGYLPFTVSLTDAGVQAGDTCLVAVFADNSDDKGYPPGKPQYTLDFAYHGGIYRDVWMMAKAKVAITDAVEANKVAGGGVFVHYDNISEKSADIFVDTDIRNRDTRSRSVVLLTELCDSEGNVLRSDRKQVRLGPGESKAVKQKMTVENPDLWSPRSPYLYRINSRVLDGNTPLDGGTTRIGIRKAEFRGKDGFYLNGKPYGQLIGANRHQDFAYVGNAVPNSQQWRDAKKLRDAGCEIIRAAHYPQDPAFMDACDELGLFVIVATPGWQYWNKDSEFGRLAQENNRQMIRRDRNHPSVLVWEPILNETRFPLDFSLEALKITKEEYPYPGAPVAAGDLHSEGIADHYDLVYGWPTDEGKVKQSIFTREFGENVDDWYAHNNNNRASRSWGEHPQLVQALSLAQSYGDMFNTTGQFIGGAHWHPFDHQRGYHPDPYFGGIFDAFRQPKYAFQLFKSQVDPEISHPVAETGPMVFIAHEITPFSGSDVVVFSNCDSVRLIVYETDTIVQKVENGVNGIPYVPVVFKDVFDFWEMREYTYVQKNWQKIRFVAEGIIDGKVVATTTKMPSRRSTKLRLYVDHEGTSLVADGSDFVTVVAEVTDDNGNVKRLAKENILFSVEGEGTIIGDAHIGANPRAVEFGSAPVLIRSTKTPGKITVKARVLFEGAHAPTPAEIEIESVAPVREMNYLEEDDDYSGGPGFFDVKRPVEEPMSEEQIRKALDEVERQQTDFGEKHQKK, encoded by the coding sequence ATGAGAAAAAATCAGACATTGCTATGTATAGCGATCCTTTTCTTCGGTATTCAACCCGGTATATTGGCCAATAACCCGGAGACATCCGTAGCCGGTTTTTTTGACCTGGAAAAGAGCGGACGGATCATCTATAATTTTAATCCCGGATGGCGATATCATAAGGGAGATGTGGATAACGGGGAATCTCCCCGGTTGGACGACTCCTCATGGAGGGTGGTTTCTATTCCCCATACCGTTGAACTGATGCCGGCTGAAGCGAGCGGCAACCGCAATTACCAGGGACCTGCCTGGTACAGGAAACATTTTGTGGTCGACCAGTCACTAACGAACAGAGATGTATCCCTTTATTTTGAAGCCGTTATGGGGAAATCGATCGTATATATCAACGGCAGAAAAGTAAAAGAACATATCGGGGGATACCTTCCCTTTACGGTTTCGTTGACCGATGCCGGTGTGCAGGCAGGGGATACCTGCCTAGTGGCGGTATTTGCCGATAATAGCGACGACAAGGGGTATCCACCGGGAAAGCCGCAATACACGCTCGATTTCGCCTATCACGGAGGAATTTACCGGGATGTGTGGATGATGGCAAAAGCAAAAGTCGCCATTACCGATGCGGTAGAGGCCAACAAAGTGGCAGGCGGAGGGGTATTCGTTCACTACGACAATATCAGTGAAAAAAGCGCCGATATTTTTGTGGATACCGATATCCGGAACAGGGATACCAGAAGCAGAAGTGTGGTGCTGTTGACCGAACTTTGTGATAGCGAAGGCAATGTGTTGCGATCGGACAGGAAGCAGGTACGGCTTGGCCCCGGAGAGAGCAAAGCCGTGAAACAAAAGATGACCGTGGAAAATCCGGACCTTTGGTCGCCCCGTAGTCCGTACCTCTACCGGATCAATTCGAGGGTGTTGGACGGGAATACACCGCTGGACGGTGGTACCACACGTATCGGAATAAGGAAAGCGGAATTCCGGGGAAAAGACGGGTTCTATCTGAACGGGAAACCCTACGGTCAGCTCATCGGAGCGAACCGCCATCAGGATTTTGCATACGTAGGTAATGCAGTACCCAACTCACAACAATGGCGTGACGCGAAAAAGCTGCGTGATGCCGGATGCGAAATCATCCGTGCGGCCCATTATCCGCAGGATCCCGCCTTTATGGATGCCTGTGATGAACTGGGGCTTTTTGTGATCGTAGCCACTCCCGGCTGGCAGTATTGGAACAAAGATTCGGAATTCGGACGTTTGGCACAGGAAAACAACCGGCAAATGATCCGCCGTGACAGGAACCACCCCTCGGTGCTCGTCTGGGAACCGATCTTAAACGAAACCCGCTTCCCTCTTGATTTTTCGTTAGAGGCATTGAAGATCACGAAGGAGGAATACCCTTACCCGGGTGCTCCGGTAGCGGCGGGTGACCTTCATTCCGAAGGGATTGCGGATCATTATGATTTGGTGTATGGCTGGCCGACCGATGAAGGTAAGGTAAAACAGAGTATCTTTACCCGTGAATTCGGCGAAAATGTGGATGACTGGTATGCCCATAATAACAATAACAGGGCATCCAGAAGCTGGGGTGAGCATCCTCAATTGGTGCAGGCGTTATCACTGGCCCAATCCTATGGGGATATGTTCAACACTACAGGGCAGTTTATCGGTGGAGCGCACTGGCATCCGTTCGATCATCAGCGCGGTTATCATCCCGATCCCTATTTCGGCGGTATTTTCGATGCTTTCCGTCAACCGAAATACGCCTTTCAGCTGTTTAAAAGTCAGGTTGATCCGGAAATATCGCATCCGGTAGCCGAGACAGGGCCCATGGTGTTTATCGCCCACGAGATCACACCTTTCTCCGGCAGTGACGTGGTGGTATTCAGTAACTGCGATTCGGTACGCCTGATTGTCTATGAAACGGATACGATCGTACAGAAAGTGGAAAACGGGGTGAATGGAATTCCGTATGTTCCCGTGGTATTCAAGGATGTTTTTGACTTTTGGGAGATGAGAGAATATACCTACGTACAGAAAAACTGGCAAAAGATCCGTTTCGTGGCAGAAGGGATTATCGATGGAAAAGTGGTAGCTACTACTACAAAGATGCCGTCGAGACGTTCCACGAAACTCAGGCTGTATGTCGATCATGAAGGAACATCGCTGGTTGCGGACGGCTCCGATTTTGTGACGGTAGTGGCTGAAGTGACCGATGACAACGGCAATGTGAAGAGGCTGGCCAAAGAGAATATCCTCTTTTCCGTAGAGGGAGAGGGAACCATTATCGGAGACGCGCATATCGGCGCCAACCCCCGGGCTGTAGAGTTCGGGTCGGCGCCCGTATTGATCCGGTCGACCAAAACTCCTGGTAAAATAACCGTCAAGGCACGCGTGTTATTTGAAGGGGCACATGCTCCCACGCCCGCTGAAATTGAGATAGAGAGTGTCGCTCCTGTGAGGGAAATGAATTACCTGGAAGAGGACGATGACTATTCCGGAGGACCCGGATTTTTCGATGTAAAACGACCGGTAGAAGAACCGATGAGTGAAGAGCAGATCAGAAAAGCGTTGGACGAAGTGGAGCGGCAGCAGACAGATTTTGGTGAGAAGCATCAGAAAAAGTAA
- a CDS encoding DUF5703 domain-containing protein, translating into MDIYNPVWTSQSAGSHESMPCGGGDIGLNVWVEKDDVLFYISRSGSFDENNTLLKSGRVRLRLTPNPFRDNDFSQTLNLSDGKVIIRGGTTAIEVWVDVHNPIIHVEVNSKEKVETEVFYENWRYKDRLVRKGEGNQNSYKWALPEKLFTKSDIIEVEKEAVCFYHRNSSPTIFDVTVSQQGLDSVKNRFFNPLENLISGGKLWGDNLKYSHTGYGTYMDTDYQFWSLKSKKPASGHRICVALHTAQEEGIDDWKKALDRISRQADVLSAKQTAQKWWQDYWERSYIIIDKDRKGSEAWKTGRNYQLFRYMLGCNAYGAYPTKFNGGLFTFDPVFVDSTQAFTPDYRKWGGGTFTAQNQRLVYFPMLKSGDFDMMGAQFDFYLRILRNAEIRSQSYWGHDGACFTEQMENFGLPNPSEYGWKRPDYFDKGIEYNAWLEYQWDTVLEFCLMILETNAYNNSDITRYIPFIESCLTFFDEHYTRLAKRRGAKSLDENGHLVLYPGTACETYKMAYNATPTVAALTVVLERLVALDNHPVDKEKWEGMLSRIPPITTRVMDGRELIAPARLWERVNNVESPQLYPVFPWRLYGIGKKDIHLAINTYLYDPDMLKFRSHVGWKQDNIFAACLGLTDEAKRLTLLKMADGPFRFPAFWGPGFDWTPDHNWGGSGMIGLQEMLVQTVDDKIYLFPAWPKEWNVHFKLHLSGNTIVEAELVNGKLGKLNVSPSHRLKDVINMIGDR; encoded by the coding sequence ATGGATATATATAACCCTGTATGGACCTCACAAAGCGCCGGCTCCCATGAGTCGATGCCGTGCGGGGGCGGGGATATCGGCCTGAATGTGTGGGTGGAGAAGGATGATGTCCTGTTCTATATTTCGCGCAGTGGTTCGTTCGACGAGAACAATACCCTGTTAAAATCCGGGCGCGTTCGTCTCAGGTTGACACCCAATCCTTTCCGGGATAACGATTTCAGTCAAACGCTCAATCTGTCTGACGGTAAAGTGATAATAAGGGGCGGCACTACGGCAATAGAGGTATGGGTGGATGTACATAATCCCATTATTCATGTAGAAGTAAACAGTAAAGAGAAGGTTGAAACCGAAGTGTTTTACGAAAACTGGCGATATAAGGACCGTTTGGTGAGAAAAGGAGAGGGGAACCAGAATTCCTATAAATGGGCGCTGCCTGAAAAGTTATTCACAAAGAGTGACATCATAGAAGTCGAAAAAGAAGCCGTCTGCTTTTATCACAGGAACAGTTCACCGACCATTTTCGATGTAACTGTTTCTCAGCAGGGACTGGACTCGGTGAAAAACAGATTTTTCAATCCGCTGGAAAACCTGATCTCGGGCGGAAAATTATGGGGCGATAATCTGAAATACAGTCACACGGGGTATGGAACGTATATGGATACAGACTATCAATTCTGGTCGCTTAAAAGTAAAAAACCGGCTTCCGGACATCGTATCTGTGTGGCTTTGCATACTGCGCAGGAAGAGGGTATCGACGACTGGAAAAAAGCATTGGATCGGATTTCCCGTCAGGCGGATGTGCTGTCGGCAAAACAAACTGCACAGAAATGGTGGCAGGATTACTGGGAAAGGAGTTATATCATTATAGATAAGGACAGGAAAGGATCGGAAGCATGGAAAACAGGACGGAACTATCAACTCTTCCGTTATATGCTGGGATGCAATGCCTATGGTGCTTATCCGACCAAATTCAATGGCGGGCTGTTTACATTCGATCCCGTGTTCGTCGATTCAACACAGGCTTTTACGCCCGATTACAGGAAATGGGGCGGCGGCACCTTCACCGCGCAGAACCAACGCCTGGTATATTTTCCAATGCTGAAAAGCGGGGATTTTGATATGATGGGTGCGCAATTTGATTTTTACCTGCGTATCCTGAGAAATGCCGAAATCCGATCGCAGAGCTACTGGGGACATGACGGTGCCTGTTTTACCGAACAGATGGAGAATTTCGGTTTGCCCAACCCAAGTGAATACGGATGGAAAAGGCCCGACTATTTCGACAAGGGTATCGAGTACAACGCCTGGTTGGAGTATCAATGGGATACGGTCCTGGAATTTTGCCTGATGATATTGGAGACCAACGCGTACAATAACAGCGACATCACCCGGTATATTCCGTTTATAGAGAGTTGTCTCACCTTTTTCGATGAACATTATACCCGTCTTGCGAAGAGAAGAGGTGCCAAATCGTTGGATGAAAACGGTCATCTGGTTTTATATCCCGGCACGGCGTGTGAAACCTATAAAATGGCATATAATGCGACCCCCACTGTCGCGGCATTGACGGTTGTGCTGGAGAGGCTGGTGGCGTTAGACAACCACCCTGTGGACAAAGAAAAGTGGGAGGGTATGTTATCCCGTATTCCGCCTATCACTACCCGTGTAATGGACGGCAGGGAACTGATTGCCCCGGCAAGATTGTGGGAGCGGGTAAATAATGTGGAGTCCCCCCAGTTGTACCCGGTTTTTCCCTGGCGCCTGTATGGTATCGGGAAAAAAGATATCCATTTGGCGATCAATACCTACCTGTACGATCCCGATATGCTGAAGTTCAGGAGTCATGTCGGCTGGAAGCAGGATAATATTTTTGCGGCTTGCCTGGGACTCACTGATGAAGCGAAGCGGTTGACATTGCTGAAGATGGCCGATGGCCCTTTTCGTTTTCCCGCATTCTGGGGACCCGGATTCGATTGGACACCCGACCATAATTGGGGCGGGAGCGGTATGATAGGATTACAGGAAATGCTTGTGCAGACGGTGGACGACAAAATCTACCTGTTCCCTGCATGGCCCAAAGAGTGGAACGTCCACTTTAAACTGCATCTGAGCGGCAATACAATTGTTGAGGCTGAGCTTGTGAACGGAAAACTGGGAAAGCTGAATGTCTCGCCTTCCCACAGGTTGAAAGACGTAATAAACATGATAGGTGATAGATGA
- a CDS encoding sialate O-acetylesterase — protein MDKILKAIFFCLLFLAGSTVKADIIFPAFISDGMVLQQQTNAPLWGKTSAGNRVTVVTSWNNKEYVTESDNRGYWKLRVETPGAGGPYSITFKEENNSITLQDILIGEVWLCSGQSNMEMPMKGFKNQPVENANMDILKSANPRIRLFTVKRNSTLAIQEDVTGEWAPATPASVKEFSATGYYFGRLLQEILDVPVGLVCASWGGSWIEGWMGTDMLQSFPEVRLPEKESDIREKNRTPTTLYNAMISPLVGFSIRGVIWYQGESNYDRYHNYTDLFKTMVDGWRSKWDQGPFPFYYCQIAPYDYALVTPEGEEVINSAYLREAQLNAERAIENSGMVVLLDAGSEKGIHPAKKQVPGERLALQALAKTYKIEGITADSPVYKEMEIRGDTVILSFDRTDMWITALNGELNHFTIAGSDRQFHKAEAWISRSKVYVKADMVKEPVAVRYAFENYVEGDLFGTEGLPVSSFRTDNW, from the coding sequence ATGGATAAAATTCTAAAAGCAATATTCTTTTGTTTGCTGTTTCTTGCAGGATCAACAGTAAAGGCCGATATTATTTTTCCGGCCTTTATTTCCGACGGCATGGTACTGCAGCAGCAGACCAATGCCCCTTTATGGGGAAAGACGTCCGCCGGCAACCGGGTCACTGTAGTCACTTCCTGGAACAATAAAGAATATGTGACCGAATCTGATAACAGAGGGTACTGGAAGCTGAGGGTTGAAACACCTGGGGCGGGCGGACCCTATTCCATCACTTTTAAAGAAGAAAACAATTCCATTACCCTGCAGGATATCCTGATCGGTGAAGTGTGGCTCTGTTCCGGCCAGTCGAATATGGAGATGCCGATGAAAGGGTTTAAGAACCAGCCGGTAGAGAATGCCAATATGGATATCCTGAAATCGGCCAATCCCCGGATCAGGCTGTTTACGGTAAAAAGAAATTCAACCCTTGCTATCCAGGAAGATGTGACAGGCGAATGGGCACCGGCAACCCCTGCTTCTGTAAAAGAATTCAGCGCTACCGGCTACTATTTCGGACGGTTGCTGCAGGAGATACTCGATGTTCCCGTAGGACTGGTTTGTGCGAGTTGGGGCGGATCATGGATTGAGGGCTGGATGGGAACAGATATGTTACAGTCATTCCCGGAAGTCCGTCTGCCGGAAAAGGAGAGCGATATCAGGGAGAAAAACAGGACGCCCACGACGCTTTACAATGCGATGATCTCTCCGCTGGTTGGTTTTTCAATCCGGGGAGTGATCTGGTATCAGGGAGAATCCAATTATGACCGTTATCACAACTATACCGACCTGTTTAAAACCATGGTGGACGGGTGGAGATCAAAATGGGATCAAGGCCCTTTTCCGTTTTATTATTGCCAGATAGCCCCGTACGACTATGCATTGGTCACACCGGAAGGGGAAGAGGTGATTAATTCGGCTTATTTGAGGGAAGCGCAGTTGAATGCGGAGAGAGCGATTGAAAATTCGGGAATGGTGGTTTTGCTGGATGCCGGATCGGAAAAGGGGATCCATCCCGCAAAAAAGCAGGTTCCCGGAGAGCGGCTGGCATTACAGGCTCTGGCAAAAACCTATAAGATCGAAGGAATTACGGCAGACTCGCCCGTTTACAAAGAAATGGAGATCCGGGGAGATACGGTCATCCTGAGTTTCGACAGGACCGATATGTGGATCACCGCATTGAACGGTGAATTGAATCATTTTACAATAGCGGGAAGCGACAGGCAATTCCACAAAGCCGAAGCATGGATAAGCCGAAGTAAAGTGTATGTGAAAGCGGATATGGTGAAGGAGCCTGTGGCCGTACGCTATGCGTTTGAGAATTATGTGGAAGGGGATCTCTTCGGGACCGAGGGATTACCCGTATCTTCTTTCAGAACAGATAACTGGTGA